One Salmo trutta chromosome 24, fSalTru1.1, whole genome shotgun sequence genomic region harbors:
- the LOC115161039 gene encoding matrix-remodeling-associated protein 5 isoform X2 codes for MVPSVCGVSLAVALLTLVSPGCACPLPCSCYQPTELHCTFRSLVNIPQPLPQHTLHINLGFNSISRIPDSSLAGLRRLALLMLHGNDIHEIPDGAFQDLSSLQVLKLSYNKLREISAESFSGLSSLQRLHLDHNWLQSLHPQALLRLPNLRLIRLQGNRLHQLHPQAFCTLSLLQTFCYSTLRHLDVSNNSLTNLPRDILRTAPLLESLALQANPWTCDCSMAWLQAWSISHLGLLKCPGPQCLVCASPNHLKGRGLLQQKDLSCTSPVIATNSRASSQEDGEIQSIETFREALGHAFLGMSDQQGNAVDLKCNITHSSQTPDITPPQLSSSFTPLSLSLSLSLVCGVDGHSYERLWRLMAYYSETPARLQREIMLSKAPTLAYRYRQRAEREGYYHTGVRASVQAQPAWLLQPHVSLQFNRAQSSTHRVKLTLSTLVSAPPDPPSPHPWVLIQTNHTHTAFTAATDSQVHLPCPVLSSTADLSSGDPRLQWVFPDGSTVSFPYHSSDGRVRVSGQGLILQRVDHSDAGLYYCVARAGGNVDVLPLRLVVVESSNPPPGEELGPAVTGLVGDPVSLPCEASGSPRVEVNWVLPDGGVVGSRNKGRRTGEAGVTVLANGTLSLPFPRQRDAGLYRCVAVNQHGADSHSTRLILTPRPSDTSSRMRYPMRPQSLVGLSNRVPAPLGVKEVEEGVSGNDKGGEENILSTRAGNTRRRGLRPKPPLTRRPPIRSHMVRVEGGGPPQRGRRPLRRGFPVEQKRNRLEGRRRFNLAKHKIDPQKWAELLAKIRERTAPKITDSLYISTPTRTRTTTSAPPTRAKITTSTPTEAKETTSTPTESKTTTSTPTEAKTTTSTPTEAKTTTSTPTEAKTTTSTPTEAKTTTSTPTEAKTTTSTPTEAKTTTSTPTEAKTTTSTPTEAKTTTSTPTEAKTTTSTPTEAKTTTSTPTEAKTTTSTPTEAKTTRMQTTRIKPGSTQPKTTQPNITLPNTTLPKSTPEVTVGRKSPQRTVLESEADTTEGFSIDVPSLQEEGLNTVHTSLIPDLLTKDRVAPETTNTADQTNNFPLTPQSNTDTDTGTGTETESSPKSTKPTSSINAISKEVVLNPVRTTGERGRYGTTNSGQVTFSNSVPSQSRIPWNSRRRPGQRRRINRPRGRPIAPQNAPGPTSPRQNTPGLTSPRQNTPGPTSPRQNTPGPTSSRQNTPGPTSPHQNTPRAALADPRELPAAATTTTITTAPSSTRITAPSSTSVSPPAFFPASPPQTHTDRVTHSANTASWLPDRSQTTSTHTQICTHTHTHTGKHTPTVTTTSTHTDQHTPTVTHSDTDKQSYAETEVQVWATPKEQVPSVFNQHNPEDIKTTPPQSGTTPGRTTPTGTEKEPSEIEPLYPAADEDPNEEEPPATDEEPSEIEPPATDEEHSEVEPPATDEEHREVEPPATVEEHREREPPATDEEHREREPPATDEEHREREPPATDEEHREVEPPATDEEHREVEPPATDEEHREMEPPATDEEHREREPPATDEEHREMEPPATDEEHREMEPPATDEEHREREPPATDEEHREREPPATDEEHREMEPPATDEEHREREPPATDEEHRETEPPATDELHRETEPPATDEEHREVEPPATDEEHREVEPPATDEEHREVEPPATDEEHREVEPPATDEEHREREPPATDEEHREREPPATDEEHREREPPATDEKHREMEPPATDEEHREMERPATDEEHREMEPPATDEEHREMERPATDEEHREIEPPATDEEHREMEPVYLAPDKPEERQPESEINSSLSSTTQLLSPNTTDTAAATVSAITSSTVITSIRITNTITIPTTTTTIPTTTTTIPTTTTTIPTTTTTIPTTTTTIPTTTTTIPTTTTTIPTTTTTIPTTTTTIPTTTTTIPTTTTTTPTTTTVWRNPGLNSIPDSHGSRYHPPPYPNYPQHLITRPDPVRTPPPIKHAPSLPHRVNPKLLLQDILETPSSAVPTTRAPSSPPNTSPPTTDPQAEVNTCSTPRSHPLSPHRSVTAQRPPQSPVLRVRPLITPPHVRPMSVPAESDALLPCEAIGQPPPTITWIKVSTGAVISLDTKAERFQVLPNGTFLIRSVQVQDRGTYICSAQNSVGLDRAMVNLEVWSRPPRIQLPTHREATVHQGGEVRWECQAQGVPAPLLSWVLPDRSILTPDLNSNPAQGPHPRVSIFPNGTLRIVAVGPADRGLYRCVASNPAGASSLSVRLHVSFLPPAIQQLREERVTQPAGMPVYAHCSARGAPAPSIRWRTPDGTLLLPSQFLNGNLFVLPNATLLIRKLSTKDSGSYECLATNAVGGDKRTVRVLVTGDEGGGVVSRDKTTSSSSINSNSDLNPSSAVLNPPLRPSSPLSKAKILSTSPSNSIVVYGETLLLQCSATGNPEPRVVWRVPGKKLVDAHYSFDKRMKVHCNGTLYIQSVTEKDGGDYLCVARNKMADDYRLLHVTVVTKPAKPAKIEPKQPSNQKVVSYGAALQVDCLATGQPDPAVRWSLPDGTSVNSVMLQGEEKGGRRRRLVVFDNGTLFLPSVRMGEEGEYVCHAENQMGRDSMRVMIKVLTSPPSFPRTRYQVIKVQQGGVVALNCGAKGEPIPTITWFSPINRVIPVGGSGPVVMRPDGSLVIQGARGADGGNYTCRASNVAGERSKVMGVEVSMTPPSFTLNGARGGLDGTDRHTAVGSGSGLSAVITISQSAGRVQSGSTGNGVSSGNGVINNEVSHNGVSNVGDQKVSALRGQTVLLPCPSQGFPPPRLAWFLPGNAVLPAPYYGSRLTVHRNGTLELRAVRASDAGLLVCVARSERGEAQIMVHLEVLDTQDPPRSRGPVTTGKPRPVGPVSTETSRPVGLVSTEKHHPVGPVSIEKPRPVGPVSTEKPHPVGPVSTEKPYPIGPVSTEKPHPVGPVSTEKPRSGFTVTEETPHPRGPVTTEKPHLGGQVSTETPHPVGGDKRTVPGVPFREDTPRPRGPVAEAARSVILERKPVVISRSASLVSIISGENLRLPCPQTDSPSQSSSQTQSLTWTLPSGVIVSRGQTAGTGQYSILDDGTLTVQQASVFDRGTYSCRTTNQDTLSILTVPVIVIAYPPRITNGPPPLTYTRPGVAVQLTCYVIATPRATITWEMPDQSQLRVTGQARLYGNRYLSPQGSLVIQNPTSRDTGFYRCTARNVIGTDTKATYLHVI; via the exons ATGGTtcccagtgtgtgtggtgtgtccctGGCTGTGGCGTTGCTGACCCTGGTGTCCCCTGGTTGTGCCTGCCCTCTGCCCTGCTCTTGCTACCAGCCCACTGAACTACACTGCACCTTCAGATCTCTGGTCAACATACCACAGCCCCTACCGCAGCACACACTACACATCAACCTGGG GTTCAACAGTATCAGCAGGATCCCAGACAGCTCATTGGCTGGTCTGAGGAGGCTGGCACTGCTGATGCTTCATGGGAATGACATCCATGAGATTCCTGACGGAGCTTTCCAAGATCTGTCCTCCCTTCAG GTCCTGAAGCTGAGCTATAACAAGCTGAGGGAGATCTCAGCAGAGAGCTTCTCAGGCCTGTCCTCTCTACAGCGCCTCCACCTGGATCACAACTGGCTGCAGTCCCTCCACCCCCAGGCCCTGCTCCGCCTCCCCAACCTCAGACTGATCCGGCTGCAGGGGAACCGGCTCCACCAGCTGCATCCCCAGGCCTTCTGCACTCTGTCCCTACTGCAGACATTCTGCTACTCCACCCTCAG gcatCTGGACGTGTCCAACAACAGTCTGACTAACCTGCCCAGAGACATACTGAGGACCGCCCCTCTTCTGGAGTCCCTTGCTCTGCAGGCCAACCCCTGGACCTGCGACTGCAGCATGGCTTGGCTGCAGGCCTGGAGCATCTCTCACCTAG ggTTGTTGAAATGTCCGGGGCCACAGTGCCTGGTCTGTGCCTCACCCAATCACCTGAAGGGACGTGGTCTTTTGCAGCAGAAAGACTTATCCTGCACCTCGCCTGTAATTGCCACCAATTCCAGAGCCTCATCTCAGGAGGATGGCGAAATTCAGTCAATAGAAACTTTTAGAGAGGCTTTAGGTCACGCCTTCTTGGGGATGTCCGACCAACAGGGGAATGCCGTTGATCTGAAGTGTAACATCACACACTCCTCACAGACTCCTGACATTACCCCACCACAACTTTCCTCCTccttcacccccctctccctctctctttccctttccctgGTCTGTGGGGTGGATGGGCACAGCTATGAGAGGCTGTGGAGGCTGatggcctactacagtgagacacCTGCCAGGCTTCAGAGAGAAATCATGTTGAGTAAAGCCCCAACACTTGCCTACAG gtacagacagagagcagagagagagggctacTACCATACAGGGGTCAGGGCCAGTGTCCAAGCCCAGCCTGCCTGGTTACTGCAGCCCCATGTCAGTCTCCAGTTCAACAGAGCTCAGTCCAGCACCCACAGGGTTAAACTGACCCTGTCCACCCTGGTGTCTGCCCCCCCAGACCCCCCATCCCCACACCCCTGGGTCCTCATCCAGACCAACCACACCCACACAGCTTTTACAGCAGCCACAGACAGCCAGGTCcacctgccctgtcctgtccttaGCTCTACTGCAGACCTAAGCTCTGGAGACCCCAGGCTCCAATGGGTGTTTCCAGATGGTTCAACAGTCTCCTTCCCCTACCACAGCTCAGATGGTAGGGTCCGGGTGTCTGGCCAAGGGCTGATCCTGCAGAGAGTGGATCACTCTGATGCTGGACTGTACTACTGCGTGGCGCGGGCGGGGGGAAATGTTGATGTTCTCCCCCTCCGTCTGGTGGTAGTAGAATCATCCAACCCTCCCCCAGGGGAGGAGCTAGGCCCTGCTGTGACTGGATTGGTTGGAGACCCTGTCAGTCTACCGTGTGAGGCCTCTGGTTCACCGAGGGTTGAGGTGAACTGGGTTCTTCCTGACGGGGGAGTGGTAGGGAGTAGGAACAAGGGGAGAAGAACGGGGGAGGCAGGGGTGACTGTTTTAGCCAATGGtaccctgtctctccccttccctaGGCAGAGAGACGCAGGACTATACCGTTGTGTAGCGGTGAACCAGCACGGTGCTGACTCCCACTCCACCAGACTGATTCTAACCCCACGTCCTTCTGACACCTCATCACGCATGAGATATCCCATGAGGCCACAGTCTTTGGTGGGGTTGTCCAACAGGGTACCAGCCCCTCTAGGGGTCAAGGAGGTTGAAGAGGGGGTGTCAGGAAATGACAAGGGGGGGGAGGAGAACATACTGTCCACCAGGGCAGGTAACACCAGGAGGAGAGGTCTTAGACCTAAACCTCCCCTGACACGGCGCCCCCCCATCAGATCCCACAtggtgagggtggagggaggCGGACCCCCTCAGAGGGGCAGGAGGCCCCTGAGGAGAGGCTTCCCTGTGGAGCAGAAGAGGAACAGGCTGGAGGGCCGCCGGAGGTTTAACCTGGCCAAACACAAGATTGACCCTCAGAAATGGGCCGAGCTGCTGGCTAAGATACGTGAAAGGACTGCCCCTAAAATCACAGACTCCCTATATATATCAACCCCAACTAGAACACGTACTACCACCTCAGCCCCCCCAACTAGAGCAAAGATAACCACCTCAACCCCAACTGAAGCAAAGGAAACCACCTCAACCCCAACTGAATCAAAGACAACCACCTCAACCCCAACTGAAGCAAAAACAACCACCTCAACCCCAACTGAAGCAAAGACAACCACCTCAACCCCAACTGAAGCAAAGACAACCACCTCAACCCCAACTGAAGCAAAAACAACCACCTCAACCCCAACTGAAGCAAAGACAACCACCTCAACCCCAACTGAAGCAAAGACAACCACCTCAACCCCAACTGAAGCAAAGACAACCACCTCAACCCCAACTGAAGCAAAAACAACCACCTCAACCCCAACTGAAGCAAAGACAACCACCTCAACCCCAACTGAAGCAAAGACAACCACCTCAACCCCAACTGAAGCAAAGACAACCACCTCAACCCCAACTGAAGCAAAGACAAC CAGAATGCAGACAACCAGAATAAAGCCAGGCAGCACACAACCAAAGACCACACAACCAAACATCACACTACCAAACACCACACTACCAAAGAGCACACCAGAGGTTACAGTGGGAAGAAAATCCCCTCAACGTACTGTATTGGAGTCAGAGGCTGATACCACAGAGGGTTTTTCCATAGATGTCCCCAGTCTACAGGAAGAGGGGTTGaacactgtccacacatcacTGATCCCAGACTTGCTAACAAAGGATAGAGTGGCCCCAGAGACAACAAACACTGCAGATCAGACCAATAACTTCCCCCTGACCCCTCagtcaaacacagacacagatacagggacaggaacagagacagagagttctCCTAAAAGCACAAAGCCAACCTCCAGCATCAATGCCATTAGCAAAGAGGTGGTCCTTAATCCTGTAAGGACCACAGGTGAGAGGGGAAGGTATGGAACAACAAACTCTGGACAGGTAACATTCTCCAACTCTGTCCCGTCACAATCCAGAATCCCCTGGAATTCCAGGAGAAGGCCCGGCCAGAGGAGACGCATCAACAGACCCAGAGGACGACCCATCGCCCCACAGAATGCCCCAGGTCCAACCTCCCCTCGCCAGAATACCCCAGGTCTAACCTCCCCTCGCCAGAATACCCCAGGTCCAACCTCCCCTCGCCAGAATACCCCAGGTCCAACCTCCTCTCGCCAGAATACCCCAGGTCCAACCTCCCCTCACCAGAATACCCCCAGAGCAGCACTTGCAGACCCCAGGGAACTGCCAGCAGCTGCTacaaccactactataactactgcTCCATCCTCTACTAGGATCACTGCTCCATCAAGCACATCCGTCTCCCCCCCTGCCTTCTTTCCTGCCTCtcccccccagacacacacagacagggtgaCTCACTCAGCAAACACTGCTTCTTGGCTCCCTGACAGGTCCCAAAcgactagcacacacacacagatttgcacacacactcacacacacactggcaaacatACACCCACAGTCACAACAACtagtacacacacagaccaacatacaCCCACAGTTACACACAGTGATACAGACAAACAGAGTTATGCTGAAACAGAGGTTCAGGTCTGGGCCACTCCAAAAGAGCAGGTTCCATCTGTCTTCAACCAACACAACCCAGAGGATATCAAAACAACTCCCCCTCAGTCTGGAACCACACCAGGCAGAACAACACCTACTGGCACTGAGAAAGAACCCAGTGAGATAGAACCCCTCTACCCAGCTGCTGATGAAGATCCCAATGAGGAAGAACCACCAGCCACTGATGAAGAACCCAGTGAAATAGAACCACCAGCAACTGATGAGGAACACAGTGAGGTAGAACCACCAGCCACTGATGAAGAACACAGAGAGGTAGAACCACCAGCCACTGTtgaagaacacagagagagagaaccaccaGCCACTGAtgaagaacacagagagagagaaccaccaGCCACTGATGaagaacatagagagagagaaccaccaGCCACTGATGAAGAACACAGAGAAGTGGAACCACCAGCCACTGATGAAGAACACAGAGAGGTAGAACCACCAGCCACTGATGAAGAACACAGAGAGATGGAACCACCAGCCACTGAtgaagaacacagagagagagaaccaccaGCCACTGATGAAGAACACAGAGAGATGGAACCACCAGCCACTGATGAAGAACACAGAGAGATGGAACCGCCAGCCACTGAtgaagaacacagagagagagaaccaccaGCCACTGAtgaagaacacagagagagagaaccaccaGCCACTGATGAAGAACACAGAGAGATGGAACCACCAGCCACTGATGAagaacacagagaaagagaacCACCAGCCACTGATGAAGAACACAGAGAGACGGAACCACCAGCCACTGATGAATTACACAGAGAGACGGAACCACCAGCCACTGATGAAGAACACAGAGAGGTAGAACCACCAGCCACTGATGAAGAACACAGAGAGGTAGAACCACCAGCCACTGATGAAGAACACAGAGAGGTAGAACCACCAGCCACTGATGAAGAACACAGAGAGGTAGAACCACCAGCCACTGAtgaagaacacagagagagagaaccaccaGCCACTGAtgaagaacacagagagagagaaccaccaGCCACTGAtgaagaacacagagagagagaaccaccaGCCACTGATGaaaaacacagagagatggaaCCACCAGCCACTGATGAAGAACACAGAGAGATGGAACGACCAGCCACTGATGAAGAACACAGAGAGATGGAACCACCAGCCACTGATGAAGAACACAGAGAGATGGAACGACCAGCCACTGATGAAGAACACAGAGAGATAGAACCACCAGCCACTGATGAAGAACACAGAGAGATGGAACCAGTCTATCTAGCACCTGATAAACCAGAGGAGAGACAGCCAGAGTCAGAAATAAACAGCTCTCTTTCATCTACAACACAACTACTGTCCCCAAACACAACTGATACAGCAGCTGCCACTGTTTCAGCCATCACCTCCTCTACAGTCATCACCTCCATTAGAATAACTAACACTATAACTATTcccacaactactaccactattcccacaactactaccactattcccacaactactaccactattcccacaactactaccactattcctacaactactaccactattcccacaactactaccactattcccacaactactaccactattcctacaactactaccactattcctacaactactaccactattcctacaactactaccactattcctacaactactactaccactcctACTACTACAACAGTCTGGAGGAATCCTGGGCTAAACTCCATCCCAGACTCACATGGCAGTCGCTACCACCCCCCACCTTACCCCAACTACCCACAACACCTTATCACTAGGCCTGACCCAGTCAGAACTCCACCCCCAATAAAACACGCACCCTCTCTCCCACACCGTGTCAACCCCAAACTTCTTCTCCAAGACATTTTAGAGACCCCTTCCTCTGCAGTCCCCACCACGAGAGCTCCGTCCAGCCCCCCCAACACCTCCCCACCCACCACAGACCCTCAGGCCGAGGTCAACACTTGCTCTACTCCTCgttcccatcccctctctccacaCCGTAGTGTGACTGCCCAACGCCCCCCCCAGAGCCCTGTCCTGCGTGTCAGGCCCCTTATCACTCCCCCCCACGTGCGCCCCATGTCTGTCCCAGCTGAGAGTGACGCCCTCCTGCCATGCGAGGCCATTGGACAGCCTCCTCCGACAATCACCTGGATCAAGGTCTCCACAG GAGCTGTGATATCACTGGACACCAAGGCAGAGCGTTTCCAGGTCCTACCCAATGGAACCTTTCTCATCCGGAGCGTGCAGGTCCAGGACCGGGGGACATATATCTGCAGCGCACAGAACTCTGTGGGTCTTGACCGCGCGATGGTGAATCTGGAGGTCTGGTCCCGCCCACCACGCATTCAGCTACCCACTCACAGAGAGGCCACGGTGCACCAGGGGGGCGAGGTGAGGTGGGAGTGTCAGGCTCAGGGGGTGCCTGCCCCTCTGCTGTCCTGGGTGCTACCTGACCGCTCCATCCTAACCCCCGACCTTAACTCCAACCCTGCCCAAGGCCCTCACCCCCGGGTGTCTATATTCCCTAATGGTACTCTGCGTATTGTGGCTGTCGGCCCAGCAGACAGAGGTCTGTATCGCTGTGTAGCCTCCAACCCAGCAGGGGCAAGCAGTCTGTCAGTCCGACTCCATGTCTCCTTCCTGCCTCCAGCCATCCAgcagctgagagaggagagggtaaccCAGCCCGCTGGCATGCCTGTCTACGCCCACTGCTCTGCCCGGGGGGCCCCCGCTCCCTCCATCCGCTGGAGGACCCCAGATGGTACGCTGCTGCTCCCCTCTCAATTCCTCAACGGGAACCTGTTTGTCCTCCCCAACGCCACCTTGCTGATACGCAAGCTTTCCACTAAGGACTCTGGGAGCTACGAGTGTCTGGCGACTAATGCAGTGGGCGGGGATAAGAGGACAGTGAGGGTTTTGGTGACTggagatgaaggaggaggtgttgtCTCCAGAGATAAAACTACATCCTCCTCTTCCATTAACAGTAACTCTGACCTGAACCCCTCTTCAGCCGTCCTTAACCCTCCTCTCCGGCCCTCCTCGCCCCTCAGTAAGGCTAAgatcctctccacctctccatccaaTTCTATAGTTGTATATGGTGAAACTCTGCTCCTTCAATGTTCAGCAACCGGCAACCCAGAGCCTAGAGTGGTCTGGAGGGTACCTGGCAAGAAACTAGTGGATGCCCACTACAG TTTTGACAAGAGGATGAAGGTACACTGTAATGGAACGCTGTATATCCAGTCTGTGACGGAGAAAGACGGGGGGGACTATTTATGTGTCGCACGAAATAAGATGGCTGATGACTACCGCCTCCTCCATGTCACCGTGGTCACAAAGCCCGCTAAACCCGCTAAGATTGAGCCAAAGCAGCCGTCCAATCAGAAGGTGGTATCGTATGGAGCAGCTTTACAGGTAGACTGTCTGGCGACCGGGCAGCCCGACCCCGCAGTGAGATGGAGCCTACCGGACGGAACCTCAGTGAACAGCGTAATGTTGcaaggggaggagaaagggggacgGAGGAGGCGGCTGGTGGTGTTTGACAACGGGACTCTGTTCCTCCCCTCAGtgaggatgggggaggagggggagtacGTCTGCCACGCTGAGAACCAGATGGGGagagactccatgagggtgatgATCAAAGTCCTTACCTCACCCCCTTCCTTCCCCAGAACGAGATATCAGGTCATCAAGGTGCAACAAGGGGGCGTGGTGGCTCTGAACTGTGGGGCCAAAGGAGAGCCCATCCCTACAATCACATGGTTCTCTCCAATCAATCGTGTCATCCCTGTGGGGGGGTCCGGTCCAGTTGTAATGCGTCCAGATGGCTCCTTGGTGATCCAGGGGGCTAGAGGGGCTGACGGAGGAAACTACACCTGCCGAGCCAGCAACGTGGCTGGGGAGAGGAGCAAGGTGATGGGGGTGGAGGTGAGCATGACCCCACCCAGCTTCACTCTCAATGGGGCTAGGGGTGGACTCGatgggacagacagacatacagctgTTGGTAGCGGTAGTGGACTCAGTGCTGTGATCACCATCAGTCAGTCTGCAGGGAGGGTTCAGTCGGGCAGTACTGGTAATGGTGTCAGTAGTGGTAATGGTGTCATTAATAATGAAGTTAGTCATAATGGGGTCAGTAATGTAGGGGACCAGAAGGTCTCAGCACTAAGAGGCCAGACAGTTCTTTTGCCCTGTCCATCCCAGGGCTTCCCTCCACCCCGCTTGGCCTGGTTCCTGCCTGGTAACGCGGTTCTCCCTGCGCCTTACTACGGCAGCAGACTCACTGTACACCGCAACGGAACCCTGGAGCTGAGGGCGGTGAGGGCAAGCGATGCTGGCCTGCTGGTGTGTGTTGCTCGCAGTGAGAGGGGCGAGGCTCAGATAATGGTACATCTGGAGGTTTTAGACACACAGGACCCACCTCGCTCCAGAGGCCCAGTGACCACAGGGAAACCTCGCCCAGTAGGCCCAGTCAGCACAGAGACATCTCGTCCAGTAGGCCTAGTCAGCACAGAGAAACATCATCCAGTAGGCCCAGTCAGCATAGAGAAACCTCGCCCAGTAGGCCCAGTCAGCACAGAGAAACCTCACCCAGTAGGCCCAGTCAGCACAGAGAAACCTTACCCAATTGGCCCAGTCAGCACAGAGAAACCTCACCCAGTGGGCCCAGTTAGCACAGAGAAACCTCGCTCAGGATTCACAGTTACAGAGGAGACACCTCACCCCAGAGGCCCAGTCACTACTGAGAAACCTCACTTAGGAGGCCAAGTCAGCACAGAGACACCTCACCCAGTAGGCGGGGATAAGAGGACAGTACCAGGAGTCCCATTCAGAGAAGACACACCTCGCCCAAGAGGCCCAGTGGCAGAGGCAGCGAGGAGTGTCATCCTGGAGAGGAAGCCTGTGGTCATCAGCAGATCAGCTTCTCTGGTCAGCATCATAAGCGGAGAGAATCTACGGCTACCCTGTCCCCAGACAGACAGCCCCAGTCAGAGTTCCAGCCAGACCCAGTCTCTGACCTGGACGTTGCCCAGCGGGGTGATCGTTTCGCGGGGCCAGACGGCAGGGACGGGTCAGTACTCAATCCTGGATGACGGGACTCTGACGGTGCAGCAGGCGTCTGTGTTCGACAGGGGGACCTACTCCTGCCGAACCACCAATCAGGACACGTTGTCTATCCTGACAGTTCCAGTGATTGTTATCGCCTACCCCCCTCGCATCACCAACGGCCCCCCTCCCCTCACCTACACCCGGCCCGGAGTTGCTGTGCAGCTCACCTGCTACGTCATAGCAACCCCCCGAGCGACCATCACCTGGGAGATGCCGGACCAATCCCAGCTAAGGGTCACAGGTCAGGCCCGTCTCTATGGCAACCGGTACCTGAGCCCCCAGGGTTCCCTAGTGATCCAGAACCCGACCAGCAGAGACACTGGGTTCTACCGCTGTACTGCACGGAACGTCATTGGAACCGACACCAAGGCCACTTATCTACATGTGAtctaa